The genomic window AAAAGCTTATATGATGAGTTATGGATTTCGGATTCTCTATGTTAGTTTGGTCATTGACCggtgttatttttttttggcgagTAGGATGCTTATATGGTATCAGTGGATAGGAAAGGTTTCCACTTGTTGGGGAAGGTACCGAGTGAACAAGAAGCTGGAGATGAGTATCAGTGGAGAGAGTTTAGGTttgagtttgaagaagagGTGAAAGACGTTGAAGCTTTTTGCCACCAACTTGTGGAAATGGAACAAGAGGTTGTAAGCAAGTTTACTGACCATACCGGTTTGTGATTTccattcttttcttataaatcACAAGCCGGGCTGGTTTACATTTCAgttaaattgttatttagGCAAAGAGCAAGAGTGATTAATGATACTAATACAGTATGTGTAATATTTGTTCGCAACGGTTCGGTACggtttagttttgatttattgaAGTTTTTGAGCTTTACCGATATAATTCCGGTTCAATGTTCCataaaagaagtgaaaaataaataaatcttacCGGTACTTGATTGGCTAGCTTATCGGTTTGAGTAAGATGCGTTTGGTATGGTCCACTGTAATAAGTGAAATCGAAACCCAGACAATCCAAAGCATCGGCTGTTCATGAAGATTAGGTTTAAAATTCTTGAGTGTCGATCAAGTTAGATAATCTCTGTATATATAACGTAATTAACAATGAATAGTTTGGTACATGATCCTCAAGAATCTTGATTCAAAATGTATCTTGGATTGAGGAGTTCCCTAATAGGGGTTCTTCTCCTGTGTGAACTCAGAAATGATTGAAActctcttttaactttttggtTAATCTATTCTCAGTTCCAGCTGAAACCATTCAAGTCGAACTGTTTCGTACGCGTTGTACAATAGTTTTCAACATGTGTGTTGAGATCTAGCTCTGTTGTTGAATCCATGCCTTTCCGGTTTCGTGTTTCAAGCTTATGATCCTCATTGTTGCCTTGTTGATGTTGGCTTTTGTGTCCGTGCAATCCTACTCCTATTGATAATCTACCTGGACTTCTTTCTGAATATGAGATTCTTTGTTCTGCTTCACTCACCATTGTTGAAAGATATGGATTCCCTCTTAGACCTTCTGTCCATGTGAGCTCCATTCTTTGGAACAATGGTTCTTCCATAATCTCTTTCTGCTCCGATGTTGAATCACCAATATACGTTCTTAGTCCTAATCTGTTGTTCTCTAGCATTTTCGAGTTTTTCTGCGTTCCCTCGCTTGAGGTCAGGCAACTTTCAAGAGAGCAATCAGGTGGATAGTTTGTTTGCATCTGTTGTGAGCATAGGTTTTGAAGTTCTTTTGGTTCTAGGAAACTAGAGTTTGGGTACTCTGCTGATACTTTAGATACTAGTTCCGAGAGTTGAACTTTGGCAGCTTCGATCCCAGCTGCACCGAGGTTCTGTCTTCCAAGAGTCTCTTGTGCTTTCTCCAAAACCGATTGCAGGTACTTCCCTTGAGCCTCTATCCTAAGCTGCAAATGTCGCTGTACCTGGCTCAGTTTAAATACGAATATGTAAACTGAATGCTTTTATATTTCTACATACTACAAACTTATCCTCTAAACACTGACTGATAATTCTAAGTGCTTTATGAACTGCAAGAATCTTTAACGTGTTTAATTGGAGTAAAGAACAGTGTTGTAGAAATATGATACCTCAAGTTGCTCATGAAGCCTTCTTTGGACCTCTATTTGCATTTGCAGTGCTTCACCTATTGGTGAATTCCTATGTGTGTAAACAGATTTGGTCAGTTTGTGATAAGCTAATACATTAGATGGTATATAGacaaatattcatatttatacTTGTTTGGCTGTGGTCCAATGCTTAAATTCTCGCTTTGAATTTCGTCTGCATCAGGAGTCTTTTCTTCCATCATGGTCATTATACCTATTTTGTTGAAGCTGTTGTTAGCTTGTCCGTTGAGATTCTTGCTCAGCCTGTATTTCTGGTAGCCAATATTGTAAACTTAATAACCTTTTGTGAatgcaaaaaaagagagcttatttctgtttttgcaGTTTTTCGGATCTGCAACAACATCAGCAAAGGTATATTTAAGTGTTGAAATGATGGCTTACCTGAAGATGACTTTTGAGATGGTATAAGGTAAGGCCTGGAATCCCCATGACTTTCATGATTGTCTTAGGAGTAGCTTCTGCAACAGAACAGACAAAAAGTATACTATATTAATATCAAAAAAGCGTGCTAGTCATTATATAATCCTCTTGCTAATGATATAACACTCACTATCTGCTCCACCGAGTTGATTGACTGCTTCAATGAATCTCTCATGAAGATCTGGAGTCCATTTTAGGCGTGGCTTTGCATCGGTTGATAGGATAAGTCCAGAATCACCTGGACTATTCCCTCTAAGGAATGGATGCCTTTCAGAAGTTATATGCATTCTTGAAGATGAGAGGATGTTCTTTCCTTGGTGCTGGTTTTGGTAATACATAAAGTCTGTGCAACTGTAAGTTTAAATCTAATTTGCTTCTCTCAGAAGTTCCAAGAGAGTAAACTCCAAAAACTAAGGAAGATGTTTTTGCTGCTTTTGCTTACTTGtgctttatatttttctcaggTTGGTTTGGTGCAACTTTGCTTTATATAGGAAGTTGAATGGAGAAAAAGGGGGCAAATTAGAGAACGATAATTAAGGTATGGAATATGAAAAACTGGTCCAATCGATGCTTTTGTTACTTGTGTCCTAATCGTTTGAActgttatgtttttgtttgtagatgattattattttatttctatgtaTTGATTCCTATGGACTACAACTTTTCAACCCAACTAGATACCAGAATTGATCCACAATTAATGCATCATATGCTCATTCTGGCGGAGGGAAGTATCTTATTCCCCCAATTTTTCCTaacttttcttattctttgatattttcataGTCACAACACTAATAACCTCTATCTCTCTTGGAATATTCCCAATGCTTTTCAGTTGTCTggattgtttttcttccttattCATGGAGTCATTTTCGGTCTCTAGGTACATTATGAGTCTAATGATTTATATCAAGACTTTTAGTCAGCtgatattgatgatattaATAGGGGTTTATTTTGCTATGTTTGGAGTGCAAGATGATGATACACTTTTGACCTAGTCCTTCAAAGAAGCCTTTAGTTTGAGATAGCAAACAAgtgaaagtttttttgttgtaaccatattgttttgcttttgaaagATGATAAAGAATATTTTCATACTGTCCCTCCTTCAACAAGTTTAGTACTTATTCTCTCTACACACTATAAAATTACTGGAGGGTcccattttttcttaacattcTTTGATTAGCACAAAACCTTTGGCCCCTCCATGCCTCTGTTTTATTATGTTTGTAGCCTTTCCTGTCTCATCTAATAACAATTATCTCTCCGGTCCATGTGAGTGTGTCTatattttcattcatttataGAAGTGAAACATTACTGCATCTATTGCTTGGCAACTTTCTCACACTGTATATTTCATGCAACTATTTCGATGATGTCTTCAGTTTTCGAGTTGTCGAATAGTTTATGCGTGCATACTACTGTCAAGGCATCTCATCTTCAATAGAATAAGGTCTGCCAAATGTTGTACTTGTGTAGGCTATTACTACTGTATGTGCAAATGAGAATATATCCAGTTTTTTGAGTCCCACATTTGCTTAATGAGTGCTTTGATATGGTCTATTGTTCATAAggtataaaaaacaaatataatgtTCTCTTGAATGATATCTTTGCATTTATTTTATACCGAACCAAACTTTTTAGGCGATCTCTCATGGTTGTGATTTCTCAAAACACTTTATTCGGTTTCGGGAAGAAAGAACCTATCATAATCTTTGAGTTAAAAGTATGAGAGCATATTACCAAAATAGTTTCATCTCCATGTGGGTGAGAATATGCTTTCCATTTTGTGTGTTGCAAGTTCTTTAAAAGTCTACTTGAATGAATCTCATCAAACGCACTCTTCTCATAAACATTCTTTCCTTCTTACCAAATTATCTGTTTTATTACAGCGCCTTTGTATGGTTACAGAGTGAAGTAGTTCATAATCCAATCAAGATTTCAGAATTTAGAGACAATTCTTGATATTGTTTCACTTTTATGCACTTTTGTTGCAGGGCCTATTTCTTGGAGTAAAATCGAAAGGGATCATTGTAAAATGTTTCTCAAGGTTatactttataatttttttacctAAGTTTCtgttaattttgtaaatattacaGAGACAATTAGTTCTTAGTTCTTGATAATAGTTaccctctctttttttgtttgtttatcttttaacCATTCGAAAGGTCACTGTTGtaagtgaaaagaaagagatagagtGAGAGAGGGAGTGATAGAGACTGAATGTTCTTCCTTGTACATTCATTTAGCAgattcttgttcttgtttacGACTAACTTTGCTAATGATGCTTCGAAGCTCTCGCGTAGGAAGCATACTTAAACACGTGGGCTACATTCGCCGGAAAAAATACCCACGGAATTACATTCTTTTGCTCATCaatttatattgatttttaaaaaggaaagaagaaagtgatgatTCTTCAGAATGAGAATATGAGAATCAAAAACtcagaagaaaataataatgaaaaaggtGAGTCGCATTCTCAAGTCAAGAATCTTTGTTATTCATCTTAACccgaaaaaaaaataaagaaatagacaacggaaagaaaaaaaaactatatgagaGGTTCGTTTTCTTTCCACTTATAGCTAGTCTTGTTTCATTATTTGTTAACATCAATGTCTTTGTTGTTCACCGTTAGTTACTTATGATCTATAATTCTATATTTCtatatcacaaacaaaaaataaaacttacttATATAAATCAACTTCATTTGGCAGAAATCATTTTTctgttgtaagttgtaacattAAAGTTTGATTGTCTTTAGCCGCGAGtggtttgtttaatttttgttttttcggttcaatattttgttcgtttctttatgttttttaactCCATAGAAAATGGGGAAGAAAGATTCCAAATATAACTTGGTTAAGcaaaaacttttaactttttgcaaaaatgtgtttataaacttttttttgcatCAATTTCCACCTGAACGTAGAGTTTttaattgaccaaaaaaaaaagcctgAAAGTCTCTAAATTGAAAAAGCGAACCGCcgaaaccttcttcttctctcaataTCCCACGTTGCAACgtgtctctgttttgttctcttaTCTTGTGTTTTGCAATTAGTGGGCTAACTTTTGGCCATCTTCTGTACCGAATATCTGCCCATTTGGGcttttataaaacatattgggccgacaaaaaagaaaaagcgaACCGCcgacaagaaaaagaaaaaacgaaccGCACCGGGTTTTGATGCCCACTTACGACTAAACCGGTCCCGTCTCGTTAACGGATCGATATTAATTACGTGGCAGTAATTTATTGGCTGAATATACAATTAAAGTAGACTCAGCCACAGATGATCAGACGTCTGTGTTGTCGAACAGAGGAGACGTACAACGAACCAACAACCTACGAAGTACGAAACACTcagaaagaaggagaagaaaaatccATAAATAATTCTCGTTTTATGATCTTTTAATGTCTGCAACAATGGCGGATTCAGGAAAGGAGATCGGATCCAGATGTCATCACTGCGCAGGCCCTCTTACGAAAAATCTGGTATATACCACAAAATTCATGTTGTTGATTGATGTCTACTTTTTCTcctattgttttgttttagtgaaATTTGTATTTGTCGCCGAATTTATTTTCAGGAAACCAACGAATGGACTGTGGCTCCGTTTATCAGGGATAGCTTCTCTATGGTAAGTTAGAACCCAAAACAATTGATGTCTCTCTTGAcgaaattttgtattttggtgCTAAAAATCGACTCTTTTACACTATACCTTGCTAAGGCTAATAGTTGCTCAGAacaagtttctgtttttttgcttGGATCAAATGGTTATTAGTCATTTATGATTTGTTATTGATTAATTAGATTGGATCAGCTGTTGGTGGTACTGCAAGTGCTTTCATTGGGTTTCACCATGGTATTTCTTTTAATCTCTCActgattgatttctttgtgTTGGTATCTTCTTGTGAATTGGTGTCCCATCattgattgtttcttcttttaatgaCTTAAGAgggtaaaatatatatgcaacCTGTTCTAAGAAAAGGTCGGGGTGAATGTGATGCTCGATTTGTGTGGTTAATGCTGAAACAATCGACATTCTTTTTGTGGTGTGATATGTTTTTTAAGTCAGAATAGAGGAAACAACAGTTTAAAGTTTGGAACTTGCTTGAAAAACATTCAGAATCTCTCTTTGGGTTGTTGTGTTGTTGATAGTGtggttcttgattttgatgcaGTAATGCCGATTGTACGCAAGTGGATCAAAGGACCCATGTGGTTGCATTTTCTTGTTGGTGTAAGTTATCAACTAAGAATATAGAATTCTCTGTTACATCTTTTCTCATTACATACTTAAATGGTAGTAAAAGAGCTTGCGTGATGATTGTATTTGATGTATGGTTTGCAGGCTCCACCTGTGATAGTTGTTTCATCAGCCTGTGCTGGACTTGCAGGTTTATTCCATCCTCCTCCTTTTCAATACTCATCTAGACAACTTTCAGCTTGTGAACGTAGTTGTTGTTTTACTCGTCTTTATTAGCTTAAAGTTATATGTCTTTGTTTGGTGTTAATTTTTATGCGGACTTGGTCGCAGGTGGCGCTGTACCGGCTTTAGCACAGCTTGCATCGTCGTCTTATCATGCGGCTGTTCATTCATCTCAGCCACCACAAGGGCAAGATAAGAACCAATTGCACAATTCCTCTACCATTTCTCCTTTGTAGATGTTACACAGCTCTCTTCTCTTGCTCTTTCCATGTGTATAAAGATTCAACTTTGTTTCCTTTGGACAAAATGAGAGATCAAATTGTCTGAAGATCCAGGTTTGCCACTTGACACTTTTGAGGGTATACAAAACTTAATGCAGAAACGTGATTAGACACAGATTAATCTGTATTACGAATTCAAATTTAGTGCTAAACAAGCTTCAACCTATAATATGGCAAGCAGACGTCGTGAAATTTACTGTGTATCTCGGTGCTAATTTTGTAAACTTGTTAAGAAACAACTAGTTTTATTATCCCGTACTTtttattaaagattttttattacgtggtaataatatttgttaagCTTTTTTAGTTTGCTTGTTTCGTAATCTCTTTTTGACGGTTTACTTTTTGATTCTTGAGATACAAGAACATCATTAAATgccaataagaaaatattccatttttcatgtttaacATTAATTTGTTTCCAAAACGGTAACAAAGTAGTATTTCCAAAAAATTCTGTTTcctaattgtttttataatgaaaaaaagaagaaattatttACTTGATACACAAGAACGATAATAATTAAGACAATACAAAAAAGTAAGTTGTgtccttttcctttttctataATGTAAACAAgggaatttattttttatatatacctAGATACGTGACCCTAATCATCAGAATCATAAACCTAACGAGCTCTcgatcttctcttctcaaaaGTCTTTAAATCTTTTCTCTTcgtttttaaagtttttttcacAATGGAGAAGTTACTTGCTggacaaacaaacaatggaTCCCTCAAGTCAAAGACGAAGATCGTCTGTACTCTCGGACCGGCTTCGAGATCGGTTGAGATGGTTGAGAAGCTTCTCAAAGCCGGTATGAACGTAGCCCGGTTCAACTTCTCCCATGGTTCTCACTCATACCATCAAGAAACTCTTGACAATCTCAGAACCGCCATGGAGAACACTTGTATTCCCTGTGCCGTCATGCTCGACACCAAGGTAACCTAATTTTGAACCGTCTTTTCAACTTCTCCTTATGTTGTTTTAAGATTCTATTAGGGTCTAGGGACATAATCTAACTCGGTTTAATCTTTTCTGGTTTATAGGGTCCTGAGATCCGAACCGGGTTTCTCAAAGAAGGCAAACCGGTTGAGCTAATTCAAGGTCAAGAGATTACAATCTCAACTGATTACACCATGGAAGGAGATTCAAACACAATCTCAATGAGTTACAAGAAACTTGCTGAAGATCTCAAGTCCGGTGACGTGATTCTCTGTTCCGACGGTACAATCTCTCTTACCGTCTTGTCTTGTGACAAGAATCTCGGTCTTGTTCGTGCCCGTTGCGAGAACTCTGCAGTTcttggagaaagaaagaacgtGAACCTCCCTGGAATCGTAGTTGATCTTCCAACACTCACAGAGAAGGATCAAGAGGATATTCTCCAATGGGGAGTTCCGAATAAGATCGATATCATCGCTCTTTCCTTTGTTCGTAAAGGATCTGATCTGGTCGAGGTCAGGAAGTTGCTTGGAGAGAACGCAAAGAGTATCATGCTCATGTCAAAGGTAAGAgttaaaaaacagaacacattttttttttttaagtgaaatttgatttcttagTTATATACTAACTTTGTGATGCTCATTACAGGTGGAGAATCAAGAAGGAGTGATGAATTTTGACAAGATTCTGGAATATTCTGATGCATTCATGGTGGCTAGAGGTGATTTAGGAATGGAGATTCCGATTGAAAAGATGTTTCTTgctcagaagatgatgattcagAAGGCTAATGCTCTTGGGAAGCCAATCGTCACAGCCACACAGATGCTTGAGTCAATGACCAAATCTCCTCGTCCAACTAGAGCAGAAGCCACCGATGTAGCTAACGCTGTCCTTGACGGCACTGATTGCGTCATGCTCAGTGGAGAAACCGCCGCCGGAGCTCACCCTGAAACCGCCGTGCTAACAATGTCAAGAATCTGTAAGGAAGCAGAGGATTTCATCGATTACGACACAATGCACAAGAAGATTCAAGATATCGTTTCGTTGCCTTTATCTCCTATTGAGAGCTTGGCCGCTTCAGCCGTTTCGACGGCGAGGAGTCTTTGTGCGGCTGCGATTGTCGTTCTAACCAAGGGAGGTTACACGGTGGAGCTTGTGGCCAAGTACAGGCCTAGTGTTCCGATTCTGTCCGTAATTGTGCCGGAGATTACTCGTACGGATGATTTCGAGTGGTCGTGCTCTGAATCTGCGGCTCATGTGGCAAGACGTGGTTTGATCTACCGTGGAATTGTTCCTGTGATGGCGACGGGAGCATCCGCTAGGTCTTCGAACAAGGACTCGACGGAGGAGACGATTCAATTCGCCATTGAATTCGCGAAGAAGAAGGGAATATGTAAGACAGGAGACTCGATTGTGGCGTTGCACAAGATCGATGGCTCCTCTGTTGTCAAGATTTTGAACGTGGAGTAGaatattcttgttttgatACGTGGTCAATTTTGaagtttcatgtttttgagggatcaattttggatttctgagaaagttaatttttgtcaacagtttagaatttattttttgttgggttttattgatttagacaattgtttttttttatcgcattatttaaaagtttccgacatttttaaatattatctgAGAGACGaatcaataattttgttttacttcgttaatattttcttcttttaatcaagctaatcatatttttaatctttaaagaTTTGACATGAAAGATACgaatcaataattttaatcatttatttattttaatcaacAACACTAATGAAACTTTTAT from Arabidopsis thaliana chromosome 3, partial sequence includes these protein-coding regions:
- a CDS encoding Pyruvate kinase family protein (Pyruvate kinase family protein; FUNCTIONS IN: pyruvate kinase activity, magnesium ion binding, potassium ion binding, catalytic activity; INVOLVED IN: glycolysis; LOCATED IN: cellular_component unknown; CONTAINS InterPro DOMAIN/s: Pyruvate kinase, C-terminal-like (InterPro:IPR015795), Pyruvate kinase, active site (InterPro:IPR018209), Pyruvate kinase, beta-barrel-like (InterPro:IPR011037), Pyruvate kinase, alpha/beta (InterPro:IPR015794), Pyruvate/Phosphoenolpyruvate kinase, catalytic core (InterPro:IPR015813), Pyruvate kinase (InterPro:IPR001697), Pyruvate kinase, barrel (InterPro:IPR015793); BEST Arabidopsis thaliana protein match is: Pyruvate kinase family protein (TAIR:AT3G55650.1); Has 10206 Blast hits to 10085 proteins in 2691 species: Archae - 168; Bacteria - 6015; Metazoa - 552; Fungi - 219; Plants - 544; Viruses - 0; Other Eukaryotes - 2708 (source: NCBI BLink).), producing the protein MEKLLAGQTNNGSLKSKTKIVCTLGPASRSVEMVEKLLKAGMNVARFNFSHGSHSYHQETLDNLRTAMENTCIPCAVMLDTKGPEIRTGFLKEGKPVELIQGQEITISTDYTMEGDSNTISMSYKKLAEDLKSGDVILCSDGTISLTVLSCDKNLGLVRARCENSAVLGERKNVNLPGIVVDLPTLTEKDQEDILQWGVPNKIDIIALSFVRKGSDLVEVRKLLGENAKSIMLMSKVENQEGVMNFDKILEYSDAFMVARGDLGMEIPIEKMFLAQKMMIQKANALGKPIVTATQMLESMTKSPRPTRAEATDVANAVLDGTDCVMLSGETAAGAHPETAVLTMSRICKEAEDFIDYDTMHKKIQDIVSLPLSPIESLAASAVSTARSLCAAAIVVLTKGGYTVELVAKYRPSVPILSVIVPEITRTDDFEWSCSESAAHVARRGLIYRGIVPVMATGASARSSNKDSTEETIQFAIEFAKKKGICKTGDSIVALHKIDGSSVVKILNVE